From a region of the Castanea sativa cultivar Marrone di Chiusa Pesio chromosome 10, ASM4071231v1 genome:
- the LOC142613527 gene encoding uncharacterized protein LOC142613527: MTYGAEAVIPLETGFSTLRTSFFSPDNNNGLLEKSLDLVEERRENAMVQLAYYQHKLKREYDAHVKLRLLALGDLVIRKVLGNAKNPAWGKLGPTWEGPYRIISVAGIGAYRLADLDEKVVQRPWNINNLRRYIHTNLTVCYCTLDITVSIRSLSVDESS, from the exons atgacttatggggccgaggctgTGATACCTTTGGAAACTGGGTTTTCGACGTTAAGGACGAGCTTTTTCAGCCCAGATAATAACAACGGCTTACTGGAAAAAAGCTTGGACCTAGTTGAGGAACGAAGGGAGAATGcaatggttcaactagcttattatcagcatAAGCTTAAACGGGAGTACGATGCTCATGTGAAGTTAAGGCTACTTGCACTTGGAGACTTAGTAATAAGAAAGGTCTTGGGTAAtgctaagaacccagcatgggggaAGCTAGGACCtacctgggaaggaccatatcgaaTCATttctgtagcgggcataggggCATATCGTCTAGcagacttagatgaaaaagttgtacaacgtccgTGGAAtataaataacctacgaag ATATATTCATACCAATTTGACTGTATGCTATTGCACTTTGGATATTACGGTTTCAATACGAAGTTTATCTGTTGAT
- the LOC142613529 gene encoding uncharacterized protein LOC142613529, whose translation MSRPEVDEILFAYIDVAIHAISLVLMRDNGGIQRPVYYVSKSLHKAEMRYLSLEKAILVVVHATRKLPHYFQSHTVVVLTQLPLKSVLRSADYFEFVEPLLEETAKELHVDEKSVGIITCKELSVWKVYVNGAANQRGSGIGLVLISPEGITFEKSLRLGFPATNNEAEY comes from the exons atgtctcggccagagGTAGATGAGatcctgtttgcatatattgatGTGGCCATTCATGCCATCAGTTTAGTTCTAATGCGAGACAATGGTGGTATTCAGAgaccagtttattatgtaagtaaaTCCCTCCACAAAGCCGAGATGCGTTATTTGTCGTTGGAGAAAGCGATTTTGGTCGTAGTGCATGCCACGCGTAAGCTTCCTCACTACTTTcagtctcatacagttgttgttttgaCCCAGCTCCCTCTGAAGTCGGTATTGCGAAGTGCTGATTACTTTG aattcgtTGAACctttgttagaagaaactgcaaaggagTTGCAcgtggatgaaaaatcagttggcataaTCACGTGTAAGGAGCTTTCggtttggaaagtgtatgttaaCGGTGCAGCGAACCAGAGAGGGTCAGGTAtcggactagttttgatatcccccgaaggaattacttttgagaaatcgtTGAGATTGGGGTTCccggccactaataatgaggctgagtactAA